ATTGAACGACTTTCGATATTCGGATATTTGATTTGTCAATACAAAGAATAGAGCCTTTTAACTATATTTTTATATCAGAAATCTCAAATTCTAGGTAGCATATAATACTAACTCCTACTTTCGGTAGGCATACTATATAATGGCATGGAGTTTCTTGTATTTGTCCTAAATACTGCTCCTGTTCCTGCCGGAATGATTGAAATTAATAACTTTTTCATATTCTTAAATGTTTTATTTTTTGATTGATGTCTTTTAAACAGATTTACGAAACAGCCTTTTACTTGGATTGGTTATGGCCACAAATATTTTACTTTTGTACAAATGATTGATATATTTAAGACCTCAATAATCATAAACGCCACCCAAAGTGCATCAGTACCTATACAACGATTAGGCTTTGCCAGCTCAAATTTGTTACTATGAAAAAAAATCTATTCTTTATCTGCTGCTTATTGATGCTTCAACATGTTGTTGTTTCACAAAACGATTCTTTGTCTATTGGTAAAAAAGTCCTTACTAAGCTAACTAGCTATAATTGGGAAAAAGACTATGTAGATATGAAAGATGGCAGTATCTTGCTCGACCCCTCGGTTGGTAAAAAAGCTGTTATGTGCCTAATTTTTCGTAAAAACGGAACAGGTACGTTTATTCATGGCGAAAATGCATCTCCTTTTCGTTTTCAAATTGCCGACTCTATCCTCATTATCAATGCCGTAGAATATAAAATTCATAAGCTCAATGATTTTGAATTGGTTTTTGACCAGTACCTACCCAATACCAACGACGATGGTATCAAGCGTTTTCATTACTTGGCTACAACCGATAGCCCAACAGAGATTTATCTAAGAAAACACATTAAACCTTTTATTTCTATTTCGGCCTTAAAGGATACAGCTTTTCTATTCAATGAGGAGGTATATCCCGAGTTTTTAGGAAATCTATATACCAATAAAACCCAACATACAGGACAAACCTTTGAAGAAGTACACGGAGATTCGTATAATTTTATTGAAAAGGCTTTCTTAGAGAATATCCCCAAAAATACCGAAGGTGTATTCAAAGTATCATTTACGGTAAATACCAAGGGCTTGGTACAAGATATTGTGGTCAACGAAAGCACACAGGAAGCCTACAACGCCAAACTTGTCGGTGCTATTCTAAGTACCAATCGCTTATGGATTCCTGCTACTTGGCAAAATAAAAAATACCCTGTCAAGTTTCAATATATTTTTCAGTTAGTAAAAGAAAAACCTAATCTGATTGAATTTGACCCTGTGCTGTACAACGAATACTTTAACCGAGCCAACAGCCTAATGGCTCGCAAAAACTATGACAAAGCAGTAAAAATTTATACAAAGTGTGTTTTGATGACCGACGATGCCATTGAGGCTATTTATAAGCGGGCAGAATGTTATGAAGCCATGAAAATCACCAAAAATGCTTGCTCGGATTGGAGCTATCTGGCATCGAAAGGACTCAAAAAAGCTGAAAAACTATTTTTAGAGAAATGTGCCAAATAGCAATGAATGAGTTGTTAATTGCTGAATAAGAGATTAAATTTTGATTGACTAATTGAAAATCAAACAAATACCTATAATTTGCATTAATCCTTGATGGATTATTAGGCTTTCAAGAACTTATTGATGTATAAATATGCTCATTTACTTTTCTACTACTGCAAAATATAGGGTAAACCCTGATAATGTACCTCAGTTTTTTTCGTATTTTTCGCCCCGATTATTTTGCAATAATACCTCTTATTTTAATACTGTTCTTTTGGTAAAATTTGAGTGGCAATTGTATTACAAAACCATATTTTTCTAATAGTGTACCTTTTCATTCGTACAAAACCCCAATTCACAAATGTTAAAACGTTTGATTTGTTTACTTATACCCGTTTCTGTTTTTGCACAGACAGAAATACCATTAAATGATTTGAGCTACTTCAAAAAGCCTAGTGCCAATTGGAGTATCGAAGGGCAGGTTGTTGGCACAGCCAATGGCGAAGCCCTGAAAGTTAGCTCAGGAAAAGGTATTTTGTTAAATACCCTCAAAGGCCCTAAATATCAACGTACTGATGATTTGGTATTTGGTTTTGAGCATGGCGATATTCGTCTTTCGCTCGACTACATGATTCCGACAGGCTCAAATTCAGGTATTTATTTACAAAGCCGCTACGAAGTTCAAATCATGGATAGCTGGCTCAAAGCCAATCCTAACGATGGCGATGCTGGTGCTATTTATCACCGCTGGGACGAATCGCGTGGAGCTGGCAAAGAGGGTTATGAAGGGCATGCTCCTAGGCAAAACGCTATCAAAGCTCCTGGCCTTTGGAATCACCTCGAAATTGATTTTAAAGCACCTCAATTTGATGCTTCTGGCAAAAAAATCGCTAATGCTCGCTTTGTAAAAGTAGTATTGAATGGTGTGTTGATTCATGAAAATATCGAACTACTAGGCGTTACACGTGGGGCCGTATCAACGCAAGAAACAGCCAAAGCTCCTATTATGATTCAAGGCGACCACGGGCAGGTAGCTTTCAAAAATATTCGCTATGAAGTTTTTGACAAAACTCCTGCAACCTTCAGCCCTGCTACCTACGAGTATTACCAAGGCAAATTTGGTAACCTCCAAACAGGAACTAACAAGCCCGTAACAACAGGTACAACGGCCATACCTACCATGAAGTTGGCAGAGGCTAAATCTGATTTTCTTTTGAAGTTTCAAGGTAAAATCACGATTCCAGAAACCGACACTTATACCTTTACTACCAACTGGACAGGTTCGGGTGCATTGTTGATTGATAACGACACCATTACCAATGGAAGCCACTGGTACAGCGAAAATGTAAAAGGAAGCAAAAAACTGTCGGCAGGCGAGCATTCTTATACATTGATTTATGCAAAAGATTTTGGTTGGGGGCCTAAAGGACTAGGCTTATTTATAGAAAGAGTAGGCACTGCCAAACAATCTATTACAGAACGTACTTCCTTACCAGAGCCAGAAGCTACGCCACTTGTAGAAGTAGCTGTAAATCAGGAAACTGTACTACAACGTTCTTTTGTTGTCTATAATGGTGTAAAAAAGACACATGCTATTAATGTAGGTATGCCTAATGGCCTGAATTTCTCTTATGACCTCAATCAAGGAGGATATTTACAAGCTTGGAGAGGAAAGTTTTTGGATGCTACTCAAATGTGGCATGATCGTGGCGAACCCCAAACATCGGAGCCTATGGGTGCGGCTATTACAGCTAATGATAAATTTCCTTTAGCATTTTTGACGAGTGCCTCAGCCAGTTTTCCCGATTCGTTGACCAAAAGCGACCTTCAATACAAAGGTTATACTTTACAAAAAAATGAGGCTTCTAAAATCAACTCGGTATTTCCTATTTTCCAATACGAATACAAAGGGCTAAAAGTAAAAGATACCTCTGTTCCATCGGCTCGTGCTGAGGGTATCATCCGTCAGATAAGCTTTGAGGGAGCAACCCCTGCCAATACACAACTTTATGCCCTTCTTGCCGAAGGCTCTTCTATTATCAATCTTGATACCCAACGTTTTGGCGTTGATAATCAACAATACTATGTAGAAGTACTTTCTTCAAATCCGAATAACAAACCTTTTATTCGTGAAAACAAAGGCAAAATGCAATTGTTGATGCCTCTTACTGGTCTGAAAGAATTGTCTTATCAATTGACTTTCTAATCTTTAGTATTGATAACGGTGAAATACCAAGTAATATCTCAGAAAATGAAAAAACGATTTAACATATTATTATCAATAGGCTTGTTGGGGCTAGTAACTCAAGGAACAATAGCTCAAACCAAACCAAAACCTTATACCGAAGAGGATTTTTACGAAATCAAAACCATTGCTATTCCCGACGGTATTAAGCTAGAAGCAGGTGGATTGGCCCCTATGCCCGACGGACGTATTGGCGTGTGTACTCGTAGAGGCGAAGTTTGGATTATCGAAAACCCTTACCAACTCAACGGAACGAAACCAAGCTATACCCTTTTTGCTAGTGGCTTGCACGAGTCATTGGGGTTGGCCTATTACAATGGTTCTTTTTATTGTACACAACGTGGCGAACTAACCAAATTAACCGATACCGATGCCGATGGCAAAGCAGATATTTATGAGTCTGTGGCTAACTGGGATTTGTCGGGCAATTACCACGAATATTCTTATGGCCCTGTTTTCGACAAAAATGGCGATATGTACCTAACGTTCAATGTGGCGTGGGTGGGCTATGGCGAAGGTAAACTTGCTAAATGGCGTGGCTGGCTTGTAAAAGTGAAAAAAGATGGTACTCTTGAGCCTGTAGCTACAGGTTTACGCTCGCCAGCAGGTTTCACGATCAATTCTAACGGTGATGTCTTGTATGGCGAAAACCAGGGTGACTGGGTAGGATCGGGTAGAATAACACATCTTGAAAAAGGTGACTTCGCAGGAAATGCAGGGGGCTTGTTCTGGACAAAAGAGCCCGAATCGCCTTTAAAACTTACCAAGGCTGATATTCCTGACACAGGCGAACCTATGTACGAAGCTGCCAAAAAAGTAAAAGCCCTTAAATTACCTGCGGTGTGGTTTCCGCATGCTTTGATGGGTATTTCGACAGCCGATATGATTGAAGATGAAACAGGTGGCAAATTTGGCCCTTTCCAAGGACAATACATTGTGTTTGACCAAGGGCAATCAAAGGCTATGCGTATGACCCTAGAGAAAGTAAATGGCAAATATCAAGGAGCTTGTTATCCATTCCGTGAAGGTTTTCAGTCGGGAACGGTTCGGGCAAGATGGGGCAACGATGGCTCTATTTTTGTTGGTATGACTTCAAGAGGTTGGGGGTCTACAGGAAAAGACTTGTATGGTCTTCAACGCTTGGTTTGGAATGGCCGTATGCCTTTCGAAATGAAAAATGTACGTGCTATGCCCGATGGCTTTGAAATTGAGTTTACACAACCTGTAACCTTGAAAAGTGCCGAAAATGCCAGTAGCTACGAATTGAAAAGCTTTACTTATAAGTACCACCACGAATATGGTAGCCCTATTATTAATCAAGAAAAAACACCTTTAAAGGGTATCATTGTTTCGGCCGACCGCCTCAAGGTTCGCTTAGTAATGGATAACCTTCGCAAGGGATATATTCATGAGGTACGAGCTACAGGCTTAATCAACGACGAAGGACAACCCCTTTTGCACGATGTAAGTTATTATACCCTCAATGATATTCCGTCGGGAGAAGCGGCAAAACTAAGCCCTACTCAAAAGGTAACCCAGCCAGCGGCAACTCCTAGTAAACCAACGAAAGCTCCTGCCACAAAAGGTAAAGTAGCCTTAGAAAGCGGTTTGATCGACACTAAATTGGTAGCATCGTTGCTCAAAAAGCATGCTTGTACCAGTTGTCATGCCGAGGCTACCAGAGTAGTAGGGCCTGCTTTTACAGAAGTAGCCAAACGCAATTATACCAACGAACAAATTTTAGAGCTTGTGTATCATCCAAAACCAGAGAACTGGCCAGATTACGCTACCGAAATGGCATCAATGACACACGTACCAAAAGCCGATGTGCTAAAGATTGCTGCTTGGATTAATTCTCTTGGCAAAAAATCAAAAGTAGATTTGAATAAAATTGAAAATAGAGACTAGCGTATTGCCTTATACCCAAAAAAGCCACCGAAAACTCGGTGGCTTTTTTTAGAATAAACCAACAGATTAATTAATCAATCTACGACACTTTCACTTTTTTTAACGGAATCGGCTGTCATGGCCTGTTCTTTTGTGTCTTTCTTGCTAAATGGCATCTTATAATTTTGCCATGTCAAATACTCTTCTTTGGGTTGAGTCCTTTCTACCACTACTGCTTTTTCAACCGACTTGCTACCTATAATTTGTTTGTAGTTTCTACTAATTGCTACATTGTCGGTAACAGGTATTCCTTTTTTACTTTTTTTAGCTGCGGCGGCAGCTTTGTTAGGGTGTTTGTAATTGCTAGTACTATAGCCTGGGTCACCTGCGGGAATCTCCTGAGCGAACGAACCAAAGCTTGCTACCGTTAACAAACTCGCCCAAAAAAATTTCACTTTCATAATTTAATTGATTGTATGTGTTTTGTTTCAGAATTTACACAGTCAATACAGCCTTTTGTTACTAAGCTGCCATAGTATAATCATCGGTATCGAATGTTTTTTTATACAATGCTCTGAAAGTAGGTACCATACCCAACATTTCTTCGAGCTTATACTGAGCCTTGCGGTAAGTATAGTTGTTTTTATTAGATGCTACCAATGATTTAAACAGATGCGACATCATATAAAGCTCTTGTACGTGCATGGTAAAATCCAAGATTTCGTACATCAAGAAGCCCTTCTGTCCGTCGTCGGTCATCATAAATAATACTAAGTAAAAGTTCTCATCTTTTACAAAAGATATAACCTGGTTTTGGTTAAAATCTTTAGGCATATATCCAAAGTCTACTAAGCAATCTATGATTTCGACATCGCTAATAGTAGTATATAAATTTGGGGTCAAAAACTGGTTGTTCATCATCGTCGCTTCCATATCTTTTCTCTATTAAAATTGTAAGAGTTT
The DNA window shown above is from Flectobacillus major DSM 103 and carries:
- a CDS encoding tetratricopeptide repeat protein, with product MKKNLFFICCLLMLQHVVVSQNDSLSIGKKVLTKLTSYNWEKDYVDMKDGSILLDPSVGKKAVMCLIFRKNGTGTFIHGENASPFRFQIADSILIINAVEYKIHKLNDFELVFDQYLPNTNDDGIKRFHYLATTDSPTEIYLRKHIKPFISISALKDTAFLFNEEVYPEFLGNLYTNKTQHTGQTFEEVHGDSYNFIEKAFLENIPKNTEGVFKVSFTVNTKGLVQDIVVNESTQEAYNAKLVGAILSTNRLWIPATWQNKKYPVKFQYIFQLVKEKPNLIEFDPVLYNEYFNRANSLMARKNYDKAVKIYTKCVLMTDDAIEAIYKRAECYEAMKITKNACSDWSYLASKGLKKAEKLFLEKCAK
- a CDS encoding 3-keto-disaccharide hydrolase, producing MLKRLICLLIPVSVFAQTEIPLNDLSYFKKPSANWSIEGQVVGTANGEALKVSSGKGILLNTLKGPKYQRTDDLVFGFEHGDIRLSLDYMIPTGSNSGIYLQSRYEVQIMDSWLKANPNDGDAGAIYHRWDESRGAGKEGYEGHAPRQNAIKAPGLWNHLEIDFKAPQFDASGKKIANARFVKVVLNGVLIHENIELLGVTRGAVSTQETAKAPIMIQGDHGQVAFKNIRYEVFDKTPATFSPATYEYYQGKFGNLQTGTNKPVTTGTTAIPTMKLAEAKSDFLLKFQGKITIPETDTYTFTTNWTGSGALLIDNDTITNGSHWYSENVKGSKKLSAGEHSYTLIYAKDFGWGPKGLGLFIERVGTAKQSITERTSLPEPEATPLVEVAVNQETVLQRSFVVYNGVKKTHAINVGMPNGLNFSYDLNQGGYLQAWRGKFLDATQMWHDRGEPQTSEPMGAAITANDKFPLAFLTSASASFPDSLTKSDLQYKGYTLQKNEASKINSVFPIFQYEYKGLKVKDTSVPSARAEGIIRQISFEGATPANTQLYALLAEGSSIINLDTQRFGVDNQQYYVEVLSSNPNNKPFIRENKGKMQLLMPLTGLKELSYQLTF